A region from the Podarcis raffonei isolate rPodRaf1 chromosome 11, rPodRaf1.pri, whole genome shotgun sequence genome encodes:
- the SSBP2 gene encoding single-stranded DNA-binding protein 2 isoform X10, with the protein MPVGPVPPGFFQPFMSPRYPGGPRPPLRIPNQALGGVPGSQPLLPSGMDPTRQQGHPNMGGPMQRMTPPRGMVPLGPQSDPWLSLQNYGGAMRPPLNALGGPGMPGMNMGPGGGRPWPNPTNANSIPYSSASPGNYVGPPGGGGPPGTPIMPSPADSTNSGDNMYTLMNAVPPGPNRPNFPMGPGSDGPMGGLGGMDSHHMNGSLGSGDMDSISKNSPSNMSMSNQPGTPRDDGEMGGNFLNPFQSESYSPSMTMSV; encoded by the exons CCTTTCATGTCCCCCCGATACCCAGGAGGCCCAAGGCCACCTTTAAGGATACCCAATCAG GCACTTGGAGGTGTCCCAGGAAGTCAGCCATTATTACCTAGTGGAATGGATCCAACACGGCAACAAG GACATCCAAATATGGGTGGGCCAATGCAGAGAATGACTCCTCCGAGAGGAATGGTTCCCTTAGGACCTCAG TCTGACCCTTGGTTATCATTGCAGAACTATGGAGGTGCAATGAGACCCCCACTGAATGCTTTAGGTGGCCCCGGAATGCCTGGAATGAATAt GGGTCCGGGAGGTGGTAGACCTTGGCCAAACCCTACAAATGCCAATTCT ataccaTACTCTTCTGCGTCACCTGGGAATTATGTA gGTCCACCAGGAGGCGGGGGGCCACCGGGAACACCCATCATGCCTAGTCCAGCAG atTCAACCAACTCTGGAGACAATATGTACACTTTAATGAATGCAGTTCCTCCTGGACCCAACAGACCTAAT TTTCCAATGGGACCAGGGTCTGACGGCCCTATGGGTGGATTGGGTGGAATGGATTCACATCATATGAATGGATCATTAG GCTCAGGAGACATGGACAGTATCTCCAAA AACTCTCCCAGTAATATGAGCATGAGCAATCAGCCCGGGACCCCTCGAGATGATGGTGAAATGGGTGGAAACTTTCTAAACCCTTTTCAGAGTGAGAGT TATTCCCCCAGCATGACAATGAGTGTGTGA
- the SSBP2 gene encoding single-stranded DNA-binding protein 2 isoform X9 gives MPVGPVPPGFFQGPAGSQPSPHAQPPTHNPSNPTMGPHGQPFMSPRYPGGPRPPLRIPNQALGGVPGSQPLLPSGMDPTRQQGHPNMGGPMQRMTPPRGMVPLGPQSDPWLSLQNYGGAMRPPLNALGGPGMPGMNMGPGGGRPWPNPTNANSIPYSSASPGNYVGPPGGGGPPGTPIMPSPADSTNSGDNMYTLMNAVPPGPNRPNFPMGPGSDGPMGGLGGMDSHHMNGSLGSGDMDSISKNSPSNMSMSNQPGTPRDDGEMGGNFLNPFQSESYSPSMTMSV, from the exons GGACCTGCAGGTTCACAGCCTTCACCCCATGCACAGCCCCCCACTCACAACCCCAGCAATCCCACGATGGGACCTCATGGTCAG CCTTTCATGTCCCCCCGATACCCAGGAGGCCCAAGGCCACCTTTAAGGATACCCAATCAG GCACTTGGAGGTGTCCCAGGAAGTCAGCCATTATTACCTAGTGGAATGGATCCAACACGGCAACAAG GACATCCAAATATGGGTGGGCCAATGCAGAGAATGACTCCTCCGAGAGGAATGGTTCCCTTAGGACCTCAG TCTGACCCTTGGTTATCATTGCAGAACTATGGAGGTGCAATGAGACCCCCACTGAATGCTTTAGGTGGCCCCGGAATGCCTGGAATGAATAt GGGTCCGGGAGGTGGTAGACCTTGGCCAAACCCTACAAATGCCAATTCT ataccaTACTCTTCTGCGTCACCTGGGAATTATGTA gGTCCACCAGGAGGCGGGGGGCCACCGGGAACACCCATCATGCCTAGTCCAGCAG atTCAACCAACTCTGGAGACAATATGTACACTTTAATGAATGCAGTTCCTCCTGGACCCAACAGACCTAAT TTTCCAATGGGACCAGGGTCTGACGGCCCTATGGGTGGATTGGGTGGAATGGATTCACATCATATGAATGGATCATTAG GCTCAGGAGACATGGACAGTATCTCCAAA AACTCTCCCAGTAATATGAGCATGAGCAATCAGCCCGGGACCCCTCGAGATGATGGTGAAATGGGTGGAAACTTTCTAAACCCTTTTCAGAGTGAGAGT TATTCCCCCAGCATGACAATGAGTGTGTGA